DNA from Globicephala melas chromosome 11, mGloMel1.2, whole genome shotgun sequence:
ggcttctctctagttgaagtgtgcaggctttctctctctagttgtggtgcaggctccaaagcacgtgggctctgtagtctgcggctcgtgggctctctcgttgaggcgggcgagctcagtagttgtgacgtgtgggcttagctgccccacagcacgagggatcttagttccccaaccagatatCAAAACTGTGTCCCAgtcactggaaggcagattctttatcactggaccaccaggaagtccccttttttttgtttttgcttttgtttttgttttccaatcttttctcccttctctggttttaattgagcattttatatgatcctattttatcttcttagcatatcaattatactttaaaaattttttaaaaatattttagtggtTTCTCTTAGTGTTTGCAACATATATTTACAACAAATCTAAGTCCACTTTCAAACAACACAATACTGCTTCATGCTTACCCTTTTTACTtactatattttcttccttcctgatgttcCCAGATTCCTCCTTTAATCGTTTGTTTACAGAACTTCCCTTAAACGTTCATTTTAGCATTGGTCTGTTGATGAcaaatttccttagttttccttcacctgagaatgttttgatttctccttcattcctgaaagatattttcaccaGATAATCTATGTTGACAGTTCTGTCAgtatttgaaaaatgttgtgcCTCTTTCTGGcctcttctatttttctctaaatGTAAGGTGCCTTTCTTCCTCAGTGCTGTCAAGACTTCTGTCTTTAGTTTTACAAAATCTGACTTTGTAACTGGtgtgtatttcttaaatacaCTCAGCTTCTTGAATTGAGATTTGTCTTTGCTCAATGGGGAAAGTTTTCAGACAATGTATCTTACTTTTCTAGCCctgccctcctcctttccttctggtTCTCTGATGACATGAATATTAGCTTCTTTGTTATAGTCCCACAGGTACCTGTGGCTGGATTCTTTTTTGCCCCAGTCTATTTCCTCTCTTGTTCAGATTgtgtaatttctattgtttaccTTCAACTTCACTGATTCCTTCCTCTGTCCCATCCATTCCTCTCTTGAGCCAATccattaagttttttattttggttattgtatttttcattactaaaatttccatttggttctttatatcttctacttCTTTGCTGAGACTTCCTCTTTTTTGTGCGGAGACATtctatgttttcattcatttcaaaaacaCGTCTTAATTTCTTGTTGAAGCTTTAAAATCTGTGTCAGATAATTCTAGCATCTATGGCAGCTCAGTGTTGGTATCTATTGTCTTTTTCACTCAAGATATTCCTGGTTCTAGGAATGACATGTGACTTTTtattgaaacagaaatagacatatTGGTTATTATATTATGAGACTCTAGATCACAAACTTTCTGCTTCAGTTGGTTTCCGCTGACACCACTTCAGGAGCAGAAAGGGGGATGTTGTTTGTTGCCTGGTTACTACCAGGTAGTAAAGAAGTCCAAGCTCCCTAGTTAGTTTCTGTTAATACCTGAAGTTGGGGGAAGGGGCTCCTTAATGCTGAGCAAAGGTAAACGTCATGACTCTCCATTAGGCCTCCTCTGACATCAGCCCAGTGGGATGGGATTCAGGTCAGTGGTACTTCATTATAAGCTGGCAAAGGTGGAAGTCCAGGCTCCCCACTTGGCCTTTGGTGGTTTGGGTGAAGCTGCAGTGTTCTCTGTGGTATTTGGCTGAAGCAGAGAGGTTATTGTGTAAAATAATATGTTTTCTGTCTTGCtaacctgcccctccctgatcTTTTGAAGAGAAGACAGGCTTTTTGCAGGGCTTTCTTGTCTGCATCCATTGGCATTTCCAGGTTGCTAGCTTCTTCAGCTCCAAGCCTGGGATATGAGGCAAATAGAAAACTCAGGGAACTCACCATTCTATCATTCTGTGAGTTCTAACGTTCATAGCTGGTCTGccttctctccatctttcagTCTTCTTATGTTTATAAACAATGTTCAGGGTTTCCAGTACATAGCAGGAGGAATCCCAAAGTACATTCCCCACCCATTTACCCTCAACTTTTGATTTTATATCTATCTCCTCTAGACACACATTATTGGGTCttgctatttattcattttggttCATCTCTGCCTTATTAACTGGTGTGTTTagaccattatttattttttttataaatttatttatttttggttgcgttgggtcttcgttgccacgtgtgggccttctctagttgtggcgaccggggctactcttcattgtggtgtgagggctttccattgcagtggcttcttgtgtttcggagcacaggctctaggtgtgcgggcctcagtagttgtggcacgtgggctcagcagctgtggctcacaggctctagaatgcaagctcagcagttgtggcacacaggcttagttgctctgtggcataagggatcctcccggaccagggctcaaacccgtgtcccatgcattggcaggcagattcctaaccactgcaccaccagggaagtccagaccattattatttaatgtaattattgctaTGGCTATATTTAAACATAATTGTAAGTTTTGTTTGTACTCACTGTTTTGTTCTTCTGTACCTTttcctgccttttaaaaaaacatttaaacatttttaaaacttccattttattcatattttttagttatacaatcttttctttttatgtagttAACATTGTACCACTTCATGTAATACATAGAAACTTTGCAACCATATACTTCACTATACCTAACCTCTACTATTTTATGCTCTAgttcagcggtccccaacctttttggcaccaggaaccggttttgtggaaaacaatttttccacgttggcgggggggggggggtgtattgtgtgtgtgttggggggtggttcaggcggtaatgcaagcaatggggagtggcaaatgaagctttgctcgctcacccgccgctcacgtcctgctgtgcggcccagttcatAACAGGCTACGGACCAGTATcagtccatggcccaggggttggggacccctgctctactTGTCATGTGTCTAGTACAAATGACAAAATAATGTTAcaacttttgctttcttttaaagaaatcaacaagaaaaaatggtattttatattTGCCTATTTAACCATTCCCATGCTTTTTGGTCAAATCGGCACCACTTCTCAAAACTTGAGGATTACCAAAGTGCACCATTTTCCTCTAATGTGgatgaatataaattttatattaagacTGTTCCTCACCTTCCTCATTAACTCATGACAAGTAAAGAAATATCACTTGGCACCAACATGCTtgtaaattaaaacacaaacTTAAGCAATAAACCAGGTAGCAGTACTGATTATAAGGTAAGTTGGTTataagatgtttttgtttttcacactatcaattgcaatttttaaaaaatgcttaatatAAAAATCTTGTTGAAAATTCTCTGTCCAAACCCTGAAATCtctacaatattaaaaaaacaggaaatattttcaactcatttttaaGAGTACCTCAATTTCTCTTCAAAGTAAACATGAAAGGTTATATAAGGCGTAACTATAtacctgaaatttaaaacaaaagagtaTCTTATTTCCCTTAGAAGTTCACTGGGAAATAGGAAAATTTGGAGATGTAAACGATTCATAAAAATGAACTGAtatgggcttccccggtggcgcagtggttgggagtccgcctgccgatgcaggggacacgggttcgtgccccggttcgggagaatcccacatgccgcagagcggctgggcccgtgagccatggccactgagcctgcgcgtccggagcctgtgctctgcaacgggagaggccacagcagtgagaggcctgtgtaccacaaaaaaaaaaaaaaaaaaaaatgaactgataTGTAGGAAATGTCCAATACTATGCAAGCATTTAGTGAGCTTCTACTATGTGCTAGTCATTGCTAATAACCAGGGTTATAGACTCTTTTCAAGAAACTCACTACCTAgtaggggaaaatgacaaaaaaaatgaaCTCTTACTATAAGGAAACCAGAAAGGTTGAACTTTACTATCTTGAAGAAAGTGGGGAACTAGTGAAGGATTTTCAGTAGGGGAGAAAAATGGTAAACCTCACAGACTGGCTAAACTACCATCCACTCCCCTTGCCCCCCTTGCTTACCTTTATTACAGAAGCTAGGAAAGGTAAAAATTCACATTCCAAGCCTCTACTGCAATGAAGGATGGCCACATTGATACAGTTCTTGCCAGTGAAATGAAAATCTACTTGAAAAGCCTTCTGGCAAaccttttgattttttgatatccAGGGCTTGTTCCAACCCTTGCCTTCTTGCCTTAAATCCAGCATGTGTAAAACTGTGCCAGTCATGCTATAACCCTAACGGAAAGGCCAAAATCATCCCAGGTAACATAGCAATGATACCACTGAGCTACTCAAGCAAAGCCTGAAGCCATCTCCAGATTTCTTGTTATTCAAAATGATAAGTCCATTCAAGTGATTTAGTTGGGTTTTCTGTCATTAGTCTGAATGTCTTCTTGACCAATAAAAGTTATAAGAATAAATGTGTATTTCAGAATAGCCATTTCTGAGTTACTGTGGAGGATGGATTAGGAAGGGACAAGAATGAAGGTAGTGAGACTTGTTATTAAGTTATTATTGTACTCTAAGCAAGAGAAACAAGGGCAGTGATGATAGCGAGGAAAATATAGATTCAGAGATATTTAAAAGGTGAGAGAGAAAAGGCAAGATAAAGAAAAGGTTTCAAATATCTTCTAAGTTTCAAGTTTGAGAAACTAGGTGGATAGTCATGCCATTCTCCAAAACACATATGGTGAGGCATAAGTTCAGCTTTGGACATATTCAGCTTGGATACCTATGGGACAACACGTGAAAATGATAAGGCAGTTGACGATGGATCTTGAAGTCAAGAGTGAGGTCTGGATTAGAGAAACCCAGATTTGAGAGTACCATCAGATACAGAGTACTGTCCAACAGAATTATAATGTAATTCTAATTACATATGTAAttctaaagttaaaataaatagatggatttaattttaatattttatttaactcagtttttccaaaatattatttcaacatgttatCAATATAGTTATTAATGGGGATGATTTACATGCTAAGTCTTTAaaatctgatgtgtattttatacttaaagcTCATCTCAATTAATCTGAATGCCTATTTCATCACAAATACTTGATCTATACATAAATTTCATAAAACTTACAGTTGAAAAAAGTAGATTCACATACCCATACAGTTCCAAACACATTTAAGTTTGCCAGTACCTGAAAGAaaatttttcctttactttttaaatccaCACTGGAAAAATCCtctttatctgttttaaaaaaattgatttgcCTTCAGAGCAAAAGCACAGCAGTTTGAAAACTACATTTGTCCAAGTTAAGTAAATTCAATAAATCTTGTGTCAGCTCAGTATTGCTAACACTGAACTCAGAGTTACTGAGTAAATTGAAAAGCAACTCTAAACTTATCAATAagtaacatttttcaaatttttcttgtagtttttgtAGTAAATTTACCTGTCAAAAACAGTTAAAATCTTATGCATACCAATTCATATTAGAAAAATGTGTAAAGTTattctgacttttattttttaaagtttcaatttcaaaataaattctagaggcttccctagtggcgcagttgttaagaatccgtctgccaatgcagggaacacgggttggagccctggtccaagaagatcccatgtgccgcagagcaacaaagcccacgtgcctagagcccgtgctccccaacaagagaagccaccgcaatgagaagcccacgcactgcaatgaagagtaagtagctcccgctcactgcaactagagaaagcccgcgcacagccatGTAGATcaaatgcagccaaagataaataaataaataaatatttaaaaaaattttaaataaataaataaattctagtaCTTGTCTAGGTAGCACAAGTAGGCTTTTTCCCTTACTTGGAGCTTCAAATTTAGATCATTCATATTCTGTTTAATACTGAGCAGAAAACAAACGGcccaattttctctttgattatttaaatatttggctagcatttctgttgtttcaagaaCATCTTGAACTGGTGTTAACGGTACAGTTAAGTTTTGTAGAACTTTTCCACAATTCAACCAACTGGCAGAGTACACAAATCACTAAattcattgtcttttcatttgttcagcAATCCTGTAAGCTGATGTTGACTCATAGCACTTAACACGTAACAACTGTACCCATGACAGCATCATAGAGATCATTTCGGAAAACTGAGCACAAGTACTCTCAAACTGTACCACACAGTGGAATGAAGAAATAGGGGAAACACCAAGCTCATTTAAAAATTCCAGTGAAATCTGACTTTTGACCTAACCTAGCTGGAATGCCATTTATTGTGACAAGAAGTACTTTTTTCTCATCTAGATGAAACTCTTTTGataatttaaagattaaaatatagcTATACAGGTcatgaatttaaattatttctttgtaaatttttaagTCCTATGAGACAAAACGCAATCCAAGTATTACTTGGACAGCACATTTTCTATTACATAACTCATCTAAAGCTAAAGAAAAGTAGttgtaatttttcatattttgaatcaATTAatctttaatattgttaaaagttCCTGTATTCTACAAGCAACATCTGGTGACAACTGAAGACTCTGTACTTTTTTTATAAGATGTTTTTAGGCTTTAACTCATAAATTTCTAACAATTTCTATAACTGAAATAATGAACTTTACTCTCCATCTATCTAAAACTAATTCTTTTTCATGCAAGAATCCAAGCTGTTTTATATCTGGCCAAACTTAACAAACTCAATCCTTTTAAAAGTTGTTCAAAAAAATTCTGTTGGACATTTCATTGTGATTTCAGGCGACtaaatttcaattcttttttgaCTTTTGAAAGGTAacttcattcacccattcattatGCATTTGCTGGAACTGTCTCAATATTGTTACTTTACTGtcttattttttgttaaattataGCTTGTTTTTCTCTGCCACAACAAACTGCAATCGTCATTCACTGTGAAATCTGCAACATACCTTCTTCCAGTCTTTGTTTACTGTCCCAGTTGTAGGACTAGCTTCTGCAGTTCTACTTGCTGCTTTTTCAGTAtgccttcattttaaaatttaaagttcgTTCATATTCATGTCTAAACTAGAAAAATAGTAAGTAAAACAAGTATATCAATTATCAACTATGATTTACAGAAGTAATCACTGTAATTCCTGTTGTCAGCATAAAATATTCAGATAAATACACTATGTTACATTGATtcatagtaaaaaataatttacattgaaTCCAACACCAACTCAATCAGTGATGTTTATATATAATACCAGACATAGCACATGGAGTCTGACAAGCACATTCCAACAATCACACCTTAAGCAAGAtaacaaaattaaatgtatttttaaaaaaaacaaataagttgagttcaacaaaaatatttcacactgctttagtttttatgtttaattaaaattaatttaaaaatctactttcttAGTCCTACTGAACTCATTTCAAATGCTTAATAGCCACATGGTCCTAGTGGTTACCATATTAGATAGTGCAGATCTGGAAATGAGAAAGACAAAAGTCACAAGGCTTGcagtttttattccatttctcttttatttgataTAACTTCCAGGGCTCAGAAGTTATTTGGGTTATATTACTCTTTCGTAtcctcacaaaaaaataaaacaaagcaaaaatggaaTTGTTGGATGTTCTGTATAGGATTCCCTGAAATATGTATTTGGCTCACTCTAGCAGACATGGACCAACCTCTAAAAACCCATTGCTCCTAAAAACAATCAACTTTATCTCTTTGGAGAATGCCTTTTAAACAGCAACGTGCTGAataatgtttaacaactggcttttgaaataaaaatgtatgcatTTAAAAGATGTGCAGCATACAATTTACAAATGATAAAATCATATACAATACTCTTTTCTctttggccgcaccacacggcttgcaggaccttagttccttgaccaggcattgaacccaggccacggcagtgaaagcgccaagacctaaccagggaattcccacacaATACTCTTTCTTGTACGTTCCATATAGCCAACTGATTCTCATAGACTtttgttgacttttgtcaaactCTTGTATCTGTAGCTAATCTGTGATTGCAATTTGACCAGGATTTTACAAAGGGAGTTGCATCCCAATCAGCTAACTCTTTTCCCAACAAACTTATAGTCATTAAATCTGATATATGACCTACTGTTAAACTATTTCTCACCCTTGTACAAATTATGTTCATTAAACTGAAACCTCTTTCAGCTTCAGCACTATTGACTGCAATGGTGCTATCTTTTAGCTTTTTGTACGGTTGTAGGAATTGAAACATTGTTTGACtttacattattatttacaaATTCCCGAAAATCATTCAAATCAACTtcgaattttaaaatttcacacaaatgaaataattttttttcaccagTTATCCATGGTGAAGTTATTTCTTCATAAGGCCATGTAGAAGGTTCTAgcaaatcaaaataattaaaaatactttcatcATGGTTCCTGTCAGATAAAAGACGTAAGTTCATGTGTTGAATTATATTTTCTAGTAACATGTTCCTAGGAAGggcattaaatttattatttttattaaatggaaTATCTTTAAACTTATCTGACTTAAACCTTCAATTTGAGATTCATGCTTTCCAgcaccaatttttaaattttccaaggcttttaTGGTACGTTTGATCAATTTTTGTGCTTTCTGAATGTTAGCTGAGCTTGACTGTAATGCAGTTGAAAGTAGTGAAAATTCTTCAAGAATGTCAATCATTAAAGCAAGGTCTTGCAAGAAATTAATGTTAGCTAATCTCTTTGCCAAACcagaatgaaaatgagaaaaatgcatatataatacAGGATATGCACGCCATACAGCAGTAGCAGCTTGTAAACTACATGCCGCCCATTTTGGTCCCATTATCCGGCCAATTTTAACAATTTCAGTTTCAAGATCTTTAGCTACATTTTCTAAAAGCTTGTTTAGATTTTTATTAGATTGATGATAATTAGAATAAATTTcatggagaaatatttttaaatgattcacctgttttatttcagatattgaaTCATCAAGGGACAACTGCAATCGATGGTTTAAAACAGTTCCAAATAATGATTTCAGGAAAATTTTCTAACAACTTTGTAGCTACTCCAGACTTTCTTCCCAGCACTGTATTAGCACCATCAGAACAAAATGCAATTAAATCTGCTTTCAAATATTCATTAGTGAAACCACAATCATTTAAAGTACTCAATAATGTATTGAAAATACACTCTGCTGTGGTTGACACCAATTCTttcaaagcaacaaataacataacgGGTGCAGGAACCGATTGAACTGTGCACTGGAGATAAATCACGAAGGTCCTTTTCTTTGAAACTGTGGATGCCTCATCAATTACAATACAGATTTTGGCATTTTCTTCTATAATATTCTTAAATATCgtcatcttcatttcttttgcaataTGCTTTGCTATTCTTGTTGCACCGTATCGTGTATTTAAACAACTgacctctccatttttttcttgtaattccATTGCCCCTTCAATATCAGATAAAGGtctattatgttttattaaacTATAAACAGTATTGAAAACTTTCACAGTagcatcaatatttttattactttgtttaTGCACTAAATTAGAAACTGAGTCATTAATTGACTCCTTTAACAAATCCTGAATTTTACCATGGGCTTTAGAAACATCATGTTCCCTAATTTTTTTTCGCAGGGAAGCTTGTCTAGTAGTTTTATTACTGCCATTAGGGGTTACTAAATATGCAATCCACTCCTTGGACACATGGACATGCTTTACTGCTTTCAATCCCAAATGCTGAACTGTTGAGCAATCCTTACATCCTAATTTACCTTCTTTTATTTCAAGCCATTTGTACTGTTCTGTAAACATAAATGCTTGTTTTTCATTCCAACAATCTGAAAGCACAAGattatccatttcttcctttgatGAACATGATGGCTTTTCTTCAATGATTGGTTGTTCAACATATTTGAAATTTGATTCCTTAGACTTAGACAATCCACAATAGTTTTTGTTCCTATTGTTACTTTCTGTGCCTGTTTTCACTTTCTTcgcatttaaaaaatgcaataaatcaCCCTGTCGTTTTGGTATTTTAGGGaacaaaatctgaaaaataattttacatatgtAAGTAAAAGTCACGATAACACTTTTAGGGTTAATGTAAAAACTTCTGTTAatgatttctttatataattttagaaattaattttaaactagAATACTTACCTTGATTTTCAGTTTATACCTATAATTTCAATATGACTTGCTATTTCTTGAAAAATGCactatcagttttttaaattctatagcCAATAATAAGGTCACAAAATCTGACTGAACTTTTGATGATCACCCAATTCAACAGAAAAGTTGCTCATATGATTTACAAGTATAGTTCTAGTGTGAAGAGTGGTTGATACTTTCATTtacattattaagaaaaatgtaaaaaaagatgtATATCAGAACTCCACTCATTCATCAATGATAACATCAACATCTTTGTTGAATCAATGAAGAGTTTTCAAATACTGCAAGATTTCCTCAATGTTTTGTATAGCATAGAGCCTAGTAGTTAGAGACATGTTTTTAGGCTTAATCTGCATTAACATTTCATCCATCACTTCCTTCAGTTTAGACAATCAACAAATAATAAATCACGCCCTGCTCTGTACAATCGTTTGCCAATTACCTTGCTGTAAACACTTCCATCTTCCTTCAGGAGCACATTGTTATACCATATTCCTACCACACAGTACAACAGATGTAAATAACCTCAAGTGTGTAGATATTAGGGTATGAAGAGTTTTGAGCATCTATTACCTTAAACATGATAATCTATTTACCTTTAAGTTTttatatacttcaatttttaaattgatgtatagttgatttacaacgttatgttagtttctggtgtacagcaaagtgattcagttatatatattctttttcacattcttttccattataggttattacaaaatacagtaggaccttgctgtttatccacttcatatacagtagtttgtatctgcaaATTCctaactcctaattcatccctcccctaTCTTTCCCCTTCGgtgaccataaatttgttttctatatctgtgagtctgtttctgttttgtaaataagtccatttgtatcatattttagattccatatgtaagtggtatcatatggtgtttgtctttctcctcctgacttacttcacttagtatgataatctctaggtctatccatgttgctgcaaatggcattatttcattctttcttatggctgagttatacttgaatttttaataatggctatgTTTAACAATCAGCTCAAATTTAACAAACAATTCTTGCAAGCCAGTTCAAGCCACCTCCAGCACATACTGCACTTAATGACACAACggaagaaacacaaatataataTACTTACATCACTATGATAGGTGCTACGCTCTTTATCATCACCACAGATCAGATCAATGTATTCAAGAACAGGTCTTGATGGTCCCTCCTAAAAAGGAAGTCAATGGTCCCTCCTAAAAAGGAAGTCAGCAAATTTACAAGTCATTAACAATCATTCAAACCAAATGTGCCTTTACAATCACTAGGGGTTTTTTGGTTGGAATTAGCAAGAATTCCTGTGAAGAGGTGGCCTCACCCGTGGTGCAAAATAATCAGAAACAGAACCAGCAGAGGTAAAGATTCAGAGAAGACCAATATGCAATGACGACAAAACCCAAAAAGAGCCTAAACCTATATAGAGGAAAAAAGCCATGTACTCCTTTGGAAACGGGAAATAGACCAGGGATAATGTTAAAAAGACACAGATATCACGGTACAGTATTTTTTAACTGGGATGGTTATCAATAATCTTTTACATATCTAAGCTCAAAAGCATGGAGTTCTTTGATATCTCTGCTTCATCCTCCATACCCTTACGCAACCAAATATCAAATCTCTTCAATCTTTTCTTTACACACATACTACCTTCAACATAGACCAGGCCTTAAATACCCGAGTTGAAAACCTAGATTTTATTTTACAGGCAAAGGAATCAACTAGTAGTGTTCAGACGGGAACCACATTAAAGCTGTGCTTCAAGAAGATTAGGAGACAGGACTTccctaagactccatgctcccaatgtagggggcccaggttcaatccctagtcagg
Protein-coding regions in this window:
- the KIAA1586 gene encoding LOW QUALITY PROTEIN: E3 SUMO-protein ligase KIAA1586 homolog (The sequence of the model RefSeq protein was modified relative to this genomic sequence to represent the inferred CDS: inserted 3 bases in 2 codons; deleted 1 base in 1 codon; substituted 1 base at 1 genomic stop codon), yielding MEDPGSEIIECVPPAGPEASESTPEENEDDIQFVSEGPSRPVLEYIDLICGDDKERSTYHSDILFPKIPKRQGDLLHFLNAKKVKTGTESNNRNKNYCGLSKSKESNFKYVEQPIIEEKPSCSSKEEMDNLVLSDCWNEKQAFMFTEQYKWLEIKEGKLGCKDCSTVQHLGLKAVKHVHVSKEWIAYLVTPNGSNKTTRQASLRKKIREHDVSKAHGKIQDLLKESINDSVSNLVHKQSNKNIDATVKVFNTVYSLIKHNRPLSDIEGAMELQEKNGEVSCLNTRYGATRIAKHIAKEMKMTIFKNIIEENAKICIVIDEASTVSKKRTFVIYLQCTVQSVPAPVMLFVALKELVSTTAECIFNTLLSTLNDCGFTNEYLKADLIAFCSDGANTVLGRKSGVATKLLENFPEIIIWNCLNHRLQLSLDDSISEIKQVNHLKIFLHEIYSNYHQSNKNLNKLLENVAKDLETEIVKIGRIMGPKWAACSLQAATAVWRAYPVLYMHFSHFHSGLAKRLANINFLQDLALMIDILEEFSLLSTALQSSSANIQKAQKLIKRTIKALENLKIGAGKHESQIEXFKSDKFKDIPFNKNNKFNALPRNMLLENIIQHMNLRLLSDRNHDESIFNYFDLLEPSTWPYEEITSPWITGEKKLFHLCEILKFEVDLNDFREFVNNNVKSNNVSIPTTVQKAKRXSTIAVNSAEAERGFSLMNIICTRVRNSLTVGHISDLMTISLLGKELADWDATPFVKSWSNCNHRLATDTRVXQKSTKVYENQLAIWNVQERVLCGNSLVRSWRFHCRGLGSMPGQGTKVLQAVWCGQREKSIVYDFIICKLYAAHLLNAYIFISKASC